The Deltaproteobacteria bacterium nucleotide sequence AGTTTTTAGATTTTCAATGTTGCGCGTCAGTTGGGAGTAGGTCAACTCCAACTGCGGATGCTCCCCCAATTTTGATCTCAGAGCCCCAATTTGCGCATTTAATTCGACGACTTCCGGGTGTTTGGGCGTGTATTTTTCCAGCAGGGTAATTAATTTGAGCTCCATGTCATTGAGCTGTGTCTGCAAGACCCCGATGGCAGACCCCGTCGGGTTTTTTTCCTTGAATTTTTTAAGTTCCTGCTCTTTGGCGTTCAGCTGATCTTCATTTTCCTTGAGAAGATTGCCGACATATTCCCGCACTTGTGAGGCCTGTTCATTGTGATTTTTGAGACTCCATGCCTGATAGCCTTTGGCTACCATGTTGGCAATCAAGGCGGCCTGCTTGGGATCCGTTGCTCGTGCCGCGAGGTCTGTGATGTTGGTTTGCGTCCTTCGGGTGACTTTAACTCCTGAGAACTGATCGAGGATCGGATCGATTTCCTGCTCAAGCATTCCCTCCTTGATCAATCCCGCAAGGACCCCGGCTTCATGGCACACACGCTTGCTATTGATAATTTGCATCTGGGATTCGATGTAATCGCTGACGTCCCACGCGGCACTGGTTGGGTCCACCGTGCTCGCCGAAATCGGTTTTTCAATTTTTATCGTGGCAATGGCTTCATAGGTAGGCGGGATTCTTGAGCTGTGTATCGCAATGGCAACCGTAACAAGAAGAAACGTTGCAATAACGATCAGCTTGCGTCTTTTTACAATGCGCCAATAATCAGAAATCTCCAGCTCATAACTTTTTGGCATAGTCTATTTTTAGGGGCTTAGCAAAGCCCCCTCCAACGGCAAATTTTTAAATGCTGTCGCGGCAGTTTTCCTTGGTCCTCTGGACCAAGTTTACCTGCCTTGACCCCCTCACGTTCGCTTCGCTCACTATTGTGTTTTACCCTCGACAGCTCCTTTCAGCAAATGTTCCGCCGTTGTGCCGAGTACAACGTTAGACAGGAGAGGAGTTAATTGGTTGATTACATAATTTACATTTACGACCCATTTTTTCGGCACATAAATAATGTCGTTGGATGCAACCGCTATATTTTGACTCAGGTCTCCTTTGAACACGCGGGCCAGATTCAGGCGATAGACCAAGGGTTGGGGACCCCCTCCACGCACCAAAAATGTCCCCTTTCTGACGCCGTCATTGGTGAAACCACCTGCCATAGCAATGACGTCAATGACATTCCCGCCTCCGGGCACGGCATAAATGCCGGGCCCTTTCACTTCTCCCAGCACAATGACTTTTGTGCCGCCGAACCGCTGAATGGTAACGGATACCTGCGGGTTTCGGATAAAATCCTTTAATTTTTTGGTTAATGTGTCGTCCAGTTCGGTGAGGGTTAGCCCCGCCGCCCTGACATCGCCCACAAGGGGGAAAGAAATAATTCCATCCGGACGGACGATCACCGTTTTATCCATATCCGTGTTTCTCCAGACGAAAATGTCCAGAACGTCACCAATGCCGATATGGTACATCGGCTGTTGCGGTGGCAACAAGGTTTGTACGGCTTCATCGGCCTGAGGTGATTCTATCGGCGAAGATGCGGCGCTTGTCGTGGTTATGGCACTATCAGTTTTGGGTTTATTCGTTTGTTTTTGACATTTTTTAAGATAGCTGGCGGCTTGTTTATAAGAGGCATCCAAAAGCACCACATTTTCGAAAAGGGTTTTGGCTTCTGAGTAATTGTGCTCCAGATAAAGTTTTTTCGCTTCTTGATAGCAGGTTGCAATGGTTTCCTGCGTACATTCCCCCGCGGATTTTGCAAGAATTGGAAAAGACAAAACCAGCAACAAGCACAACAATTTCAAAAAATTTCTTCTCATTATTATTGTTTTCTTCATGGGAACTTTTGAAACATTGCATGTCTGTCATCCCCGCGAAGGCGGGGATCCAGTTATTTAAATAGATTCTGGATTCCTGCCTTCGCAGGAATGACAAAAAAATATAATTTTCAGTTCCACTTATACTAAAAAAAAGTGGCCGGTGTCAATTTTGCATTCTTGCCGAAGGTGAATGTTTTGGAATATAAACTCTCTTCATGGTCTCTCAGTGTGCCGAGATTCGTTGTTGTCGTTCCTGCGGTTCTTGTGAGCTGAAGTTTGTTGTGGGTTTGGGAGAACAATTTGTTTCCACGTTTTCCGAAATTGCATCGACAGACAGTTTAAGAGTTCCGCTGGAACTTGTGTTTTGTGACAGAAGGGCCGGAGGGTGCGGGTTGGTGCAATTGAAACACACCGTTCCTCCCGATTTGCTGTATCACCAGTATTGGTATCGCTCCGGAATAAACCGAACGATGATGAGGGCGTTGGCGGATATCACGGAACAAATTGAAAGTCGCGTTTCTCTGGGTCCGCAGGATTTGGTGCTCGATATCGGTTGCAATGACGGAACGTTGTTGCGTTCCTATTCCAAACCGTCTCTGCTCAAAGTTGGTTTTGAACCTTCCGGAAATCTTTTGTCGCTTGCAAAACATGGGACGAGCAAAATTATCAACGATTTTTTTAATCTGTCGTCCTTTCAGAAGGATTTTCCGGGAAAGAAAGCCAAAGTCATCACCACGATTGCGATGTTTTATGATTTGGAAAATCCGAACCGGTTTGTTTCCGAGCTGGCACAAATCCTTGAACGGGGCGGCCTTTGGGTTATCCAAATGAATTATCTTCCGCTGATGCTGATGCGCAATGCTTTTGACAATATCTGTCATGAACATTTGGAATATTATTCTTTGTCCTCTCTTCAAACCCTTCTTGAACGCCATGGGCTTGAAGTGTTCGATGCGGAACTCAATAACGTGAATGGAGGAAGTTTTCGCATCTATGCGGGACACCGCGGTACCATCGCCTCGAAAATGTCGGACAAGGCGGGACAACATCTTCAGGCATTAAGAAAAATGGAGCAGGGTTTGCAATTGGAGGAGATGGAGACCTACAGGCAGTTTGTCTCGCGGATTGCGGTGCTCAAAAACAAACTGTTGGATTTTGTGCGGCAAGAGAGAGGGTTTGGCAAAAAGATTTACGTTTACGGTGCTTCCACCAAGGGCAACACACTTCTCCAGTTTTACGGTTTGGATGACACCCTCATTGGAAAAGCGGTCGACAAAAACACCGAAAAGTGGGGCAAAAAAACAGTTGGAACCCATATTCCCATTATCTCCGAAGAACAGGCGAGATTTGAAAAACCCGATTATTTTCTTATTCTCCCTTGGCATTTTTTGGATGAATTTAAGGGGCGTGAGAAAACCTATTTGCAAGCGGGTGGCAAATTCATTGTGCCTTTGCCCGAATTTCAAATCATCACAGACAGGGATTTGTGAAAATCTCCGTTATCATTCCCACGCGCAACCGGACGGATGATTTGATAAAAGTTCTTCCATCTTATTTGGCAGAATCTTCTGTTTTGGAAATCATTGTCGTGGATGATTCCACCCTCGAGCCGCACATCAAAAAAATCCGAGATGTGGCGCGCATGGATCCTCGTCTTGTCCTTGCACCAAGCGCTTCTCCTCGTGGTCTTCCTGCCGCAAGAAACAGGGGGATCAGGCAGGCAAAAGGAGAATTTATTTTTTTTGGTGAAGATGATTTGGAATTAGCCCCCGGACATTTTTCCATACTTCTGTCTCATCTGAAAGAAACGGGCGCCGACATCATTCAGGGAAGAAAAATATGGAAGAAGCTGGGAGAGTCCAACGAACGTGCCTTTGAGCGGGCCAAAAATTTTAAAGGTCCGTTGTGGAATTCTTTTTATATGGAATGCGACAGCGAACAGACTCCTTCGTGTGACATGCCCGCACCTTTGCTACTCGCCCATTTTTTGGCGAAGAAAGAAATTTTTCAAAAAGTTTTATTTGAGGAAAATTATGAAGGTTTTGTCCGGGGATATCCGTGGCGCGAGGAAACCGATTTTTTGATGAAAGCAGGCGAGATGGATTTTTGCGCGTTCTTTTGTCCGCATACCGTCTGTTTTCAGGCATTTGTCGGCGGCGGGGGGACTCACGAACATTCTTTTTGGAGAGAACAATATTGGATTCTAAAAAATCACCACTTTTTATTGCAGAGACATCGGTCATTTATTCTGGAAAAATTAAGGAATCGGTGGCCGCCATTTTTGCTTCTGCTGGCGTACGCTTTGCACCGGTTCAACGGGCAATTACGTTCCAGAATTTCCAAGCTTTTTTAAATCGGCTTCGATCATTTCACAAATCATTTCCTCAAAAGTCTTTTTGGGGGCCCAATTTAATTTTTGCTTTGCCTTTGTTGCATCGCCCACCAGTGCTTCCAGATCTGTGGGGCGCAATAAATTGGGATCGACGCGGACATATTCCTGCCACGGGCGCTTGATAAACCCGAAGGCGCACTTCAGCAAATCTTTGATGCTATGGGTTTTCCCGGTTGCGATAACGTAATCATCGGCCTTTGGTTGCTGTAACATCATCCACATGGCTTCGACATAATCCGGTGCGTAACCCCAATCTCTTTTGGCTTCCAAGTTTCCTAATTGGATTTCATTGGCCAGTCCCAGATGAAT carries:
- a CDS encoding polysaccharide biosynthesis/export family protein; its protein translation is MKKTIIMRRNFLKLLCLLLVLSFPILAKSAGECTQETIATCYQEAKKLYLEHNYSEAKTLFENVVLLDASYKQAASYLKKCQKQTNKPKTDSAITTTSAASSPIESPQADEAVQTLLPPQQPMYHIGIGDVLDIFVWRNTDMDKTVIVRPDGIISFPLVGDVRAAGLTLTELDDTLTKKLKDFIRNPQVSVTIQRFGGTKVIVLGEVKGPGIYAVPGGGNVIDVIAMAGGFTNDGVRKGTFLVRGGGPQPLVYRLNLARVFKGDLSQNIAVASNDIIYVPKKWVVNVNYVINQLTPLLSNVVLGTTAEHLLKGAVEGKTQ
- a CDS encoding class I SAM-dependent methyltransferase, producing the protein MVSQCAEIRCCRSCGSCELKFVVGLGEQFVSTFSEIASTDSLRVPLELVFCDRRAGGCGLVQLKHTVPPDLLYHQYWYRSGINRTMMRALADITEQIESRVSLGPQDLVLDIGCNDGTLLRSYSKPSLLKVGFEPSGNLLSLAKHGTSKIINDFFNLSSFQKDFPGKKAKVITTIAMFYDLENPNRFVSELAQILERGGLWVIQMNYLPLMLMRNAFDNICHEHLEYYSLSSLQTLLERHGLEVFDAELNNVNGGSFRIYAGHRGTIASKMSDKAGQHLQALRKMEQGLQLEEMETYRQFVSRIAVLKNKLLDFVRQERGFGKKIYVYGASTKGNTLLQFYGLDDTLIGKAVDKNTEKWGKKTVGTHIPIISEEQARFEKPDYFLILPWHFLDEFKGREKTYLQAGGKFIVPLPEFQIITDRDL
- a CDS encoding glycosyltransferase family 2 protein; translation: MKISVIIPTRNRTDDLIKVLPSYLAESSVLEIIVVDDSTLEPHIKKIRDVARMDPRLVLAPSASPRGLPAARNRGIRQAKGEFIFFGEDDLELAPGHFSILLSHLKETGADIIQGRKIWKKLGESNERAFERAKNFKGPLWNSFYMECDSEQTPSCDMPAPLLLAHFLAKKEIFQKVLFEENYEGFVRGYPWREETDFLMKAGEMDFCAFFCPHTVCFQAFVGGGGTHEHSFWREQYWILKNHHFLLQRHRSFILEKLRNRWPPFLLLLAYALHRFNGQLRSRISKLF